In Trichocoleus sp., the following are encoded in one genomic region:
- a CDS encoding extracellular solute-binding protein, protein MTKLSRRHMLRVGLAASAMFTATRCAAPKTEAPAGTPNNPATGPQVNTNQIKDVTLRLIGTGVSQINEIRDKAQKDLGFKMEMRALSTEENNQIAITQPGQYDIFDGEYFSLPLVIPSGNLQPIDVKKITNFDKIVPFFTTGKFDGMPVEKSQGTAPVRVMYLTGPDSKEFSPTQTEYATLIPFQYNADTLGYRPDLVGRKIESWGELFNPEFKGKTSIIDIPQIGIMDAAMVAEAKGLMTFGDKGNMTRDEIDKIIDILIQQKKAGQFRAFWKTFDESVNLMSSGEIVLQSMWSPAVTAVKSKGTQCVYAPLKEGYRGWGGGVGLSKNLSGIQQDAAYEYLNWMLDGWVGAFLGRQGYYSAAPDTAKKFMKPEEWDFWYEGKAAATDMVDPFGKTLEKKGAKRDGGSFKERFGNIVVWNSTMKENTYLVQKWNEFIAS, encoded by the coding sequence ATGACTAAACTTTCGCGTCGTCACATGCTTCGGGTTGGCTTGGCTGCTAGTGCGATGTTCACTGCTACTCGCTGTGCTGCTCCCAAGACTGAGGCTCCGGCTGGAACACCTAACAATCCGGCAACAGGTCCCCAGGTCAACACCAACCAGATCAAAGACGTGACTTTACGCTTAATTGGGACTGGCGTTTCTCAGATTAACGAGATTCGAGATAAGGCGCAAAAAGACCTGGGCTTCAAGATGGAGATGCGGGCACTCAGCACCGAGGAAAACAACCAGATTGCTATTACTCAGCCCGGACAGTACGACATTTTTGACGGGGAATATTTCAGCTTGCCGCTGGTCATTCCTTCTGGAAATCTTCAGCCGATCGACGTGAAGAAGATTACTAACTTCGACAAAATCGTGCCTTTCTTCACCACTGGCAAGTTTGACGGGATGCCCGTTGAGAAGTCTCAGGGAACGGCTCCTGTCCGCGTGATGTATTTGACTGGGCCCGACTCAAAGGAGTTTTCCCCCACACAAACCGAGTACGCCACGCTGATTCCTTTTCAGTACAATGCTGACACGCTGGGCTATCGTCCTGATCTGGTCGGACGCAAAATTGAAAGCTGGGGCGAGCTGTTTAACCCAGAATTCAAAGGCAAAACCTCCATCATCGACATTCCGCAAATTGGCATTATGGATGCGGCAATGGTGGCTGAGGCGAAAGGGCTGATGACATTCGGCGACAAAGGCAATATGACGCGGGATGAAATTGACAAGATTATCGATATCTTGATTCAACAGAAAAAAGCTGGGCAGTTCCGCGCCTTCTGGAAGACGTTTGATGAGTCGGTGAATCTGATGTCTTCAGGAGAAATTGTTTTGCAATCGATGTGGTCGCCTGCGGTGACTGCGGTGAAGTCGAAAGGGACTCAGTGCGTTTATGCACCCTTGAAGGAAGGCTATCGCGGTTGGGGTGGTGGCGTTGGGCTATCGAAGAATCTGTCGGGAATTCAGCAGGATGCTGCCTACGAATATCTGAATTGGATGCTGGATGGCTGGGTTGGTGCGTTCCTTGGTCGCCAGGGTTACTACAGTGCTGCTCCTGACACCGCGAAGAAGTTTATGAAGCCTGAAGAATGGGACTTCTGGTATGAAGGCAAAGCTGCCGCAACTGACATGGTTGATCCGTTTGGCAAAACCCTGGAGAAGAAGGGCGCGAAACGCGATGGCGGTTCCTTCAAAGAGCGGTTTGGCAACATTGTCGTCTGGAACTCAACGATGAAGGAGAATACCTATCTGGTGCAGAAGTGGAATGAGTTTATTGCGTCGTAG
- a CDS encoding GntR family transcriptional regulator, whose translation MNLSAPPIQRSKLLHQQTYEALRTSILSGELAPGDRLVETQLAQQLQVSRTPIREAIRQLQREGLVTADGSGGLRVTAISVGDAVQLYDCRLALEQLAVMEACQQANGTQIDQLEQYITQAETLLSLQESAQRAAQLLDLDYRFHRLIAESSGNSWLVFLLDQVFDKMALLRLQTTRHDPGVLEIRSEHRQIYQAIALRDSTFAAQAIQGHLTASKSRVIKNIEAFQIVPPQPPIIDPL comes from the coding sequence TTGAATCTTTCTGCACCACCGATTCAGCGAAGTAAGCTGCTACACCAGCAGACCTATGAAGCCTTGCGGACAAGCATTTTGTCTGGTGAACTGGCTCCGGGCGATCGGCTAGTTGAAACCCAACTGGCTCAACAACTTCAGGTTAGCCGGACTCCAATTCGGGAAGCAATCCGCCAACTGCAACGCGAGGGGCTTGTGACGGCAGATGGGAGTGGTGGACTGCGGGTTACAGCAATTTCGGTTGGAGATGCAGTGCAGCTTTATGATTGTCGCTTGGCATTGGAGCAGCTTGCCGTCATGGAAGCTTGTCAGCAAGCGAATGGGACTCAAATCGATCAGCTAGAACAGTATATTACTCAAGCAGAAACCCTGTTAAGTCTTCAGGAATCGGCTCAGCGTGCAGCACAACTGCTCGATTTAGACTACCGCTTTCATCGACTGATTGCAGAAAGTTCGGGTAACAGTTGGCTGGTCTTTTTGCTGGATCAAGTGTTCGACAAAATGGCACTGCTGCGCCTGCAAACGACTCGTCATGATCCTGGTGTTTTGGAGATTCGATCAGAACATCGGCAAATCTATCAAGCGATCGCGCTGCGCGATTCAACCTTTGCCGCCCAAGCCATTCAAGGACATCTCACTGCCAGTAAATCCAGAGTCATTAAAAACATCGAAGCGTTCCAGATAGTTCCCCCGCAACCCCCAATTATTGATCCTCTCTGA
- a CDS encoding ABC transporter ATP-binding protein, translated as MSHSPVSPTAHMKASDLDEPLHPIAASTAGVTLRSVTKKYGSFVAVENVNLEIPAGSYCCLLGPSGCGKTSTLRMIAGHEEITSGDLLIGDQRVNDQPPAKRNTAMVFQNYALFPHKTVWQNVDFGLKMRNTPKAERQQRVEEILEIVGLGKFANRKPAMLSGGQQQRVALARALVTRPQVLLLDEPLSALDENLRVKTRGELRKLQKQFGMTFIQVTHAQDEAFSLADQIVVMDHGHIDQIGTPEQIFSTPASRFVARFVGDNNIFVGQVIGAVPDAKGAVIQMEIDRIGTFFCRGQAADVGMTAACCVRSDRMSMIPYPPQDVSAPNQIVARITAIEFTGYVTRVSLLVESTAEEMVYKVRTHDWLAHPAQEGQLVTLTWATDDCIFLPH; from the coding sequence ATGTCTCATTCACCCGTCTCTCCAACTGCTCACATGAAGGCTTCTGACCTGGATGAACCCCTGCATCCAATTGCAGCAAGTACGGCTGGTGTCACTCTGCGATCGGTGACAAAAAAGTATGGGTCGTTTGTAGCGGTCGAAAATGTGAATTTAGAAATTCCAGCGGGTTCTTACTGCTGTTTATTGGGTCCGAGCGGCTGCGGCAAAACGAGCACCTTACGGATGATTGCCGGACATGAAGAAATCACCAGCGGCGATCTGCTGATTGGCGATCAGCGAGTGAATGATCAGCCTCCTGCTAAGCGCAATACTGCGATGGTGTTTCAGAACTACGCGCTGTTTCCTCACAAAACGGTCTGGCAGAACGTAGACTTTGGGCTGAAAATGCGGAATACCCCTAAAGCCGAACGGCAGCAGCGAGTCGAGGAAATTTTAGAGATTGTTGGATTGGGCAAATTCGCGAACCGTAAGCCTGCGATGCTCAGCGGCGGACAACAGCAGCGGGTGGCGCTTGCCAGAGCACTCGTTACTCGTCCTCAAGTGCTGTTACTGGATGAACCCTTGAGCGCCCTGGACGAGAATTTGCGCGTCAAAACTAGAGGCGAGCTGCGGAAGCTGCAAAAGCAGTTTGGCATGACCTTTATTCAAGTGACTCATGCTCAGGATGAAGCTTTCTCCCTCGCCGATCAAATTGTCGTTATGGATCACGGACATATTGATCAGATTGGCACCCCTGAACAGATCTTTTCGACCCCAGCCTCTCGCTTTGTAGCGCGGTTTGTGGGAGACAACAATATTTTTGTAGGTCAGGTGATAGGGGCTGTTCCCGATGCCAAAGGAGCAGTGATTCAAATGGAAATCGATCGCATTGGCACATTCTTTTGTCGAGGTCAGGCAGCAGATGTAGGCATGACGGCAGCCTGCTGTGTGCGGAGCGATCGCATGAGCATGATCCCCTATCCGCCTCAAGACGTGTCTGCCCCCAACCAAATCGTTGCTCGGATTACGGCGATCGAGTTTACGGGTTATGTCACAAGAGTTTCTCTGCTGGTGGAATCAACTGCCGAAGAGATGGTTTACAAGGTTCGCACCCACGACTGGCTGGCGCATCCGGCTCAAGAGGGGCAGCTTGTAACCTTAACCTGGGCAACGGATGACTGTATTTTCCTACCTCATTAG
- a CDS encoding Zn-dependent hydrolase, protein MLNLASRLSINGDRLNASVDRLSKIGKLPNGDICRLAFTSEIIQARYLVQQWMVEAGMLVQTDAAGNLIGRYAGKDRHLPALATGSHIDTVPSGGKYDGALGVLAGIEVVRVLHENEVQLRHPIEVIVFTDEESSMIGSRGMAGTAEPIADHYHPKSGNSIQEALESVGGNWDTLKTAQRTRSDIAAFLELHVEQGAVLERVGKAIGVVQGVVGMYRYQVKILGQPNHAGTTPMDMRQDALVAAAQVVLAVQQIALDMPSRPVATVGFLTVAPNAVNIVPGTVELSVDMRDLSPNCLNTMLTRLQQQLQMIAASTNTQITISPLLKVEPTPAAPQIQEAIEQVCQTLGLSYCHLPSRAGHDAMEVGRFTDMGMIFVPSQSGISHSGAEYTSPEQCVQGADVLLNTLVLLDNLYDK, encoded by the coding sequence ATGCTGAATCTTGCCTCTCGTCTCTCCATCAATGGCGATCGATTAAACGCCAGTGTTGATCGACTCTCAAAAATTGGCAAACTGCCCAACGGTGATATCTGTCGGCTTGCCTTTACCTCAGAAATCATTCAGGCTCGCTATCTGGTGCAGCAATGGATGGTTGAAGCTGGAATGTTGGTTCAAACCGATGCTGCAGGAAACCTGATCGGACGCTATGCCGGGAAAGATCGGCATCTGCCTGCTCTAGCAACAGGTTCTCATATTGATACGGTTCCCTCCGGCGGTAAATATGACGGCGCGTTGGGCGTTTTGGCAGGCATTGAGGTTGTGCGAGTTCTGCATGAAAATGAGGTGCAGCTGCGCCATCCGATCGAAGTCATTGTTTTTACAGACGAAGAGAGCAGCATGATCGGTAGCCGAGGCATGGCAGGCACAGCCGAACCGATCGCCGATCACTATCATCCCAAATCGGGGAATTCCATTCAGGAAGCACTTGAAAGCGTCGGCGGCAATTGGGATACCTTGAAAACAGCGCAGCGAACCCGATCGGACATTGCCGCATTTCTTGAGCTGCATGTAGAGCAAGGGGCAGTCCTGGAGCGGGTCGGTAAGGCGATCGGCGTGGTTCAGGGAGTAGTGGGCATGTATCGCTATCAGGTGAAGATCCTCGGACAGCCAAACCATGCAGGTACGACCCCGATGGACATGCGACAGGATGCTTTAGTTGCCGCCGCGCAGGTGGTTCTAGCAGTGCAGCAGATTGCCCTGGACATGCCCAGCCGCCCCGTTGCCACCGTTGGCTTTCTGACCGTTGCTCCCAATGCAGTCAACATCGTGCCTGGAACTGTCGAACTGAGCGTTGATATGCGGGATCTCTCGCCGAATTGCCTCAATACAATGCTGACTCGCCTCCAGCAGCAACTCCAAATGATCGCTGCCAGCACCAATACCCAAATTACGATTTCTCCTTTGCTCAAGGTTGAGCCAACTCCCGCCGCTCCCCAAATTCAGGAGGCGATCGAGCAGGTTTGCCAAACGTTGGGGCTGAGCTATTGTCATTTACCCAGTCGGGCGGGGCATGATGCGATGGAGGTCGGACGATTTACCGATATGGGGATGATTTTCGTGCCGAGTCAGTCGGGCATTAGCCATTCTGGAGCAGAATATACGTCACCCGAACAATGTGTGCAGGGAGCTGATGTGCTGCTCAATACCCTGGTCTTGCTCGACAATCTCTATGACAAATAA